One Cellulomonas taurus genomic region harbors:
- the pknB gene encoding Stk1 family PASTA domain-containing Ser/Thr kinase encodes MVDDGSRILAGRYEVGELIGRGGMAEVHIGHDTRLGRTVAIKILRSDLARDPSFLARFRREAQAAAALNHPAIVAVYDTGEDTITDFATGAVQHVPFIVMEYVEGHTVRDILRDGQAVPIDEAIEITTGVLSALEYSHHAGIVHRDIKPANVMLTPTGAVKVMDFGIARAVADSAATMTQTQAVIGTAQYLSPEQARGETVDARSDLYSAGCLLFELLTGRPPFIGDSPVAVAYQHVREQAPAPSSLASDVPEVLDRICAKALAKERDHRYSSAAEFRADLESAARGGHVAAPALAAAGLGATQVISPQAAEATQVMDGSVAPAWAPTAVEPVGTSTDLDEAEPEKSKKWLWITLSIIGVLAVAGLIWVLLQGNKPDPTPQVEVPTVVGLAEADATAALTDAKLESKRVEETSATVAAGMVTRSDPTEGTSVDEGSTVTLYVSTGPDTASVPDVSGMSQQQARDQLEAAGFTVGNVTQENSPDQAEDRVLRTDPAAGQAVAAGAEITIVVASGQVDLPDLTGKTQDEAQAELGKLKLSAVIKTQESDTVEAGRVIGQDRAAGPVPQGTTITLSIATAPTTVTIPDSIVGMDSESATSALQQLGLTVTTQGAQSNDVAEGNVMSSNPSPGTSVKVGSTVTLTVSEGAPQSNNGGGNGGGNNGGGNNGGGNGGGTANP; translated from the coding sequence GTGGTGGACGACGGATCCCGGATCCTCGCCGGACGGTACGAGGTCGGCGAGCTCATCGGCCGTGGTGGCATGGCCGAGGTGCACATCGGGCACGACACCCGGCTGGGTCGCACCGTGGCGATCAAGATCCTGCGCTCGGACCTGGCACGCGACCCGTCGTTCCTGGCGCGGTTCCGTCGGGAGGCGCAGGCGGCCGCGGCACTGAACCACCCGGCGATCGTCGCTGTCTACGACACCGGCGAGGACACCATCACCGACTTCGCGACCGGTGCCGTCCAGCACGTGCCGTTCATCGTGATGGAGTACGTCGAGGGGCACACCGTCCGCGACATCCTGCGCGACGGCCAGGCGGTGCCGATCGACGAGGCGATCGAGATCACCACCGGTGTGCTGTCGGCGCTGGAGTACTCGCACCACGCCGGGATCGTGCACCGGGACATCAAGCCCGCGAACGTCATGCTGACCCCCACCGGGGCGGTCAAGGTGATGGACTTCGGCATCGCCCGCGCGGTCGCGGACTCCGCCGCCACCATGACCCAGACCCAGGCGGTGATCGGCACCGCGCAGTACCTGTCCCCGGAGCAGGCGCGCGGCGAGACCGTCGACGCGCGCTCGGACCTGTACTCGGCCGGCTGCCTGCTGTTCGAGCTGCTCACCGGTCGCCCGCCGTTCATCGGTGACTCGCCGGTCGCGGTCGCCTACCAGCACGTCCGCGAGCAGGCCCCGGCGCCGAGCTCCCTCGCCTCCGACGTCCCGGAGGTGCTGGACCGGATCTGTGCGAAGGCACTGGCCAAGGAGCGCGACCACCGGTACTCATCGGCCGCCGAGTTCCGCGCCGACCTGGAATCGGCCGCCCGCGGTGGACATGTCGCCGCCCCGGCGCTGGCCGCAGCCGGTCTGGGTGCCACGCAGGTGATCTCCCCGCAGGCAGCCGAGGCCACCCAGGTGATGGACGGTTCGGTCGCGCCCGCCTGGGCCCCGACCGCCGTCGAGCCGGTCGGCACCTCGACCGATCTGGACGAGGCCGAGCCGGAGAAGTCCAAGAAGTGGCTCTGGATCACCCTGAGCATCATCGGCGTCCTCGCGGTCGCCGGTCTGATCTGGGTGCTGCTCCAGGGCAACAAGCCCGATCCGACGCCGCAGGTCGAGGTGCCCACGGTGGTGGGTCTGGCCGAGGCGGACGCGACCGCCGCGCTGACCGACGCCAAACTGGAGTCCAAGCGGGTCGAGGAGACATCGGCGACCGTGGCGGCCGGGATGGTCACCCGATCCGACCCCACCGAAGGCACCTCCGTCGACGAGGGCTCCACCGTCACCCTGTACGTCTCCACCGGCCCGGACACCGCCTCGGTGCCCGACGTCAGCGGGATGAGCCAGCAGCAGGCACGCGACCAGTTGGAGGCCGCCGGATTCACCGTCGGCAACGTGACGCAGGAGAACAGCCCCGACCAGGCCGAGGACCGGGTGCTGCGCACCGACCCGGCGGCGGGCCAGGCGGTCGCCGCGGGCGCCGAGATCACGATCGTCGTGGCCTCCGGCCAGGTCGACCTCCCGGACCTGACCGGCAAGACCCAGGACGAGGCGCAGGCCGAACTGGGCAAGCTCAAGCTGTCGGCGGTGATCAAGACCCAGGAGTCCGACACGGTCGAGGCCGGTCGGGTCATCGGTCAGGACCGGGCGGCCGGTCCGGTGCCGCAGGGCACGACGATCACCCTGTCGATCGCCACCGCACCCACCACGGTCACGATCCCGGACAGCATCGTCGGGATGGACTCCGAGTCCGCGACCTCCGCGCTGCAGCAGCTCGGGTTGACCGTGACCACCCAGGGCGCGCAGTCCAACGACGTCGCCGAGGGCAACGTGATGTCCAGCAACCCGAGCCCCGGCACCTCGGTGAAGGTGGGCAGCACGGTGACGCTGACCGTGTCCGAGGGCGCTCCGCAGTCGAACAACGGCGGCGGCAACGGGGGCGGGAACAACGGCGGCGGGAACAACGGCGGCGGGAACGGCGGCGGTACCGCGAACCCCTGA
- a CDS encoding serine/threonine-protein kinase has translation MRPDAGVVLGGRYRLTRRIAVGGMGEVWVAHDQSLERDVAVKVLREEFAGDAGFLARFRTEARNAGSLSHPGIAALYDYGEQQGSAFLAMELIIGDPMSDILDKDPVMPPRTLLPILSQAARALHVAHQAGVVHRDVKPGNIMITPTGKVKLTDFGVSMASNQVPMTATGMVMGTAQYLSPEQAVGGPASAASDMYALGIIAYEATAGKRPFTGATAVDIAVAHVNQAVPPLPAQVDPALARLIMRLLAKDPVERPATAEELADLLDALVPRTPAAGMPSLPGSDAPRPAAIPVGGRPRSERGRPSADGATRVRGQAATPNPMTADQPLPPAFDPRTGRPLGQHTPPRGSGPVNRPHARIPRSRLDRMQVRWPLLALAVLVVALLGAALADKIVGSADRFPLDHDLSTTSVGRVLAAGDNDMMRERVSGFGPDAQTTTVKDA, from the coding sequence GTGAGGCCGGACGCGGGAGTGGTGCTCGGCGGTCGCTACCGCCTGACCCGGCGGATCGCCGTCGGCGGCATGGGTGAGGTCTGGGTGGCCCACGACCAGTCGCTGGAGCGGGACGTCGCGGTCAAGGTGCTGCGCGAGGAGTTCGCCGGTGACGCCGGATTCCTGGCCCGGTTCCGTACCGAGGCCCGCAACGCCGGCTCGCTGTCCCACCCCGGCATCGCCGCGCTCTACGACTACGGCGAGCAGCAGGGCTCCGCGTTCCTGGCGATGGAGCTGATCATCGGCGACCCGATGAGCGACATCCTGGACAAGGACCCGGTGATGCCGCCGCGCACCCTGCTGCCGATCCTGTCCCAGGCGGCCCGGGCGCTGCACGTCGCGCACCAGGCGGGGGTGGTGCACCGGGACGTGAAGCCGGGCAACATCATGATCACGCCCACCGGCAAGGTGAAGCTGACCGACTTCGGTGTCTCGATGGCCAGCAACCAGGTGCCGATGACGGCGACCGGCATGGTGATGGGGACGGCGCAGTACCTGTCCCCCGAGCAGGCGGTCGGCGGCCCGGCCAGCGCCGCCTCCGACATGTACGCGCTCGGGATCATCGCCTACGAGGCCACCGCCGGGAAGCGGCCCTTCACCGGCGCGACCGCGGTGGACATCGCCGTGGCGCACGTGAACCAGGCGGTGCCGCCACTGCCCGCGCAGGTCGACCCGGCGCTGGCCCGGCTCATCATGCGGTTGCTGGCCAAGGACCCCGTCGAGCGCCCGGCGACCGCCGAGGAACTCGCCGACCTGCTGGACGCCCTGGTGCCCCGCACCCCGGCCGCCGGGATGCCGTCGCTGCCCGGCAGCGACGCACCGCGTCCGGCGGCGATCCCGGTGGGCGGCCGGCCCCGGAGCGAGCGCGGTCGGCCGTCCGCCGACGGGGCAACCCGGGTGCGCGGGCAGGCGGCGACGCCGAACCCGATGACCGCCGACCAGCCGCTGCCACCGGCCTTCGACCCGCGCACCGGCCGGCCGCTGGGCCAGCACACGCCGCCACGGGGCAGCGGACCGGTCAACCGCCCGCACGCCCGCATCCCGCGCAGCCGGCTGGATCGGATGCAGGTGCGCTGGCCGCTGCTGGCACTCGCCGTCCTGGTCGTGGCACTGCTCGGGGCCGCGCTGGCCGACAAGATCGTCGGTTCCGCGGACCGGTTCCCGCTCGATCACGATCTGAGCACGACCAGTGTGGGCCGAGTCCTGGCCGCAGGGGACAATGACATGATGCGCGAGCGCGTGTCCGGGTTCGGCCCGGACGCCCAGACGACGACAGTGAAGGACGCCTAG